One segment of Brassica napus cultivar Da-Ae chromosome C3, Da-Ae, whole genome shotgun sequence DNA contains the following:
- the LOC106421796 gene encoding uncharacterized protein LOC106421796 has protein sequence MADIVKQILVRPIQLADQITKAADEAYSFRQECLEVKAKTEKLAGLLRQAARASNDLYERPTRRIIDDTEQVLFKAIALVEKCRATGLMKRLFTIIPAAAFRKITMQLENSLGDVSWLLRVSASGDDRDDEYLGGLPPIAANEPILCLIWEQVAILFTGSLDDRSDAAASLVSLARDNDRYGRLIIEEGGVPPLLKLAKEGKLEGQENAARAIGLLGRDPESVEQIVNSGVCQVFAKILKEGHMKVQTVVAWAVSELASNHPKCQDHFAQNNIIRFLVSHLAFETVQEHSKYAIVSNKQSLSSIHTVVMASNTNPSDKNHDQDETNSNISHPMSNQTPSQMHSLVANTFAIKGSGSGSGSGTNKNQTKQSNQQHQHHTKGGPAPRGNNPTHVSLMGTSIKGREYEDPETKAQMKAMAARALWQLSRGNLQICRSITESRALLCFAVLLEKGDDEVKSYSALAMMEITDVAEQYSELRRSAFKPTSPAAKAVVEQLLKVIENEVPDLLIPCVKSIGSLSRTFRATETRIIAPLVKLLDEREAEVAMEAAVALIKFACTENFLRDNHSKAIIAAGGAKHLIQLVYFGEQMVQAPALVLLCYIALNVPDSETLAQEEVLVVLEWSTKQSHLVEAPTIDEILPEAKSRLELYQSRGSRGFH, from the coding sequence ATGGCTGATATCGTGAAACAGATTTTAGTGAGACCTATTCAATTAGCGGATCAGATAACCAAAGCAGCCGACGAGGCTTACTCCTTCCGACAAGAATGTCTAGAGGTCAAAGCCAAGACCGAAAAGCTAGCCGGTCTCCTCCGTCAAGCGGCGCGTGCAAGCAACGACCTCTACGAACGTCCCACGCGCCGCATCATCGACGACACGGAGCAAGTCCTCTTCAAAGCCATAGCCCTCGTCGAGAAATGCCGCGCCACGGGGCTGATGAAACGCCTCTTCACCATCATCCCCGCCGCCGCGTTTAGAAAGATCACGATGCAGTTAGAGAATTCGCTCGGAGACGTATCTTGGCTCCTCCGTGTCTCCGCCTCGGGGGACGACCGTGACGACGAGTACTTAGGTGGTCTCCCTCCTATCGCTGCAAACGAACCTATCCTCTGTTTGATATGGGAGCAAGTCGCTATCCTCTTCACAGGCTCCCTCGACGACCGTTCCGACGCGGCGGCTTCCCTCGTGTCGCTCGCACGTGACAATGATCGATACGGGAGGTTGATTATTGAAGAAGGTGGGGTGCCTCCGTTGTTGAAACTCGCTAAAGAAGGGAAACTTGAAGGGCAAGAAAACGCGGCTCGGGCCATTGGTTTATTAGGGCGAGACCCTGAGAGCGTCGAGCAGATCGTTAACTCAGGTGTGTGTCAAGTCTTTGCGAAGATTCTCAAAGAAGGTCATATGAAGGTTCAGACCGTTGTTGCATGGGCTGTGTCGGAACTAGCATCTAATCATCCCAAATGTCAAGACCATTTCGCTCAGAACAACATCATACGCTTCCTCGTGAGCCATCTCGCTTTCGAGACGGTTCAGGAGCATAGCAAATACGCTATCGTGAGTAACAAGCAAAGTTTGTCTTCGATCCACACGGTTGTGATGGCTAGCAACACGAACCCGAGTGATAAGAACCACGACCAGGATGAGACAAACAGCAATATTTCACATCCTATGAGTAACCAAACACCGAGCCAGATGCACAGTTTGGTTGCAAACACGTTTGCAATAAAGGGTTCTGGTTcaggttcgggttcgggtactAATAAGAATCAGACGAAACAAAGTAATCAACAACACCAGCATCATACAAAAGGTGGTCCAGCTCCTAGAGGGAACAATCCAACACATGTTTCTTTGATGGGGACAAGCATTAAAGGAAGAGAGTATGAGGATCCAGAAACTAAAGCTCAGATGAAAGCAATGGCCGCAAGAGCATTATGGCAACTCTCAAGAGGGAATCTCCAAATATGTAGAAGCATAACAGAGTCAAGAGCGTTACTCTGTTTCGCGGTTCTGTTAGAGAAAGGAGACGATGAAGTCAAGTCATATTCTGCATTAGCAATGATGGAGATCACTGATGTTGCTGAGCAATATTCGGAGCTAAGACGCTCAGCCTTCAAACCAACCTCTCCTGCTGCTAAAGCTGTGGTTGAACAGCTACTAAAAGTGATCGAAAACGAAGTACCGGACCTTCTAATCCCGTGTGTCAAATCGATAGGTAGTCTCTCAAGAACGTTCCGTGCAACGGAGACAAGAATCATTGCACCACTTGTGAAGCTTCTTGATGAAAGAGAAGCTGaggttgcaatggaagcagcCGTGGCGCTTATCAAGTTCGCATGTACTGAGAATTTCTTGCGCGATAACCACTCTAAGGCCATCATAGCAGCAGGAGGTGCAAAGCATTTGATTCAGCTGGTGTACTTTGGAGAACAGATGGTTCAAGCCCCGGCTTTGGTACTACTATGTTACATCGCATTGAATGTACCTGACAGTGAGACTCTAGCGCAAGAAGAGGTTCTTGTTGTGCTTGAATGGTCGACAAAGCAATCTCATTTGGTTGAAGCACCGACGATTGATGAGATTTTGCCAGAAGCAAAGAGTAGATTGGAGCTTTATCAATCTAGAGGGTCAAGAGGATTTCATTGA
- the LOC106421700 gene encoding probable alkaline/neutral invertase B, producing MSTFNLNSDTSDIDIDFSKLLEKPRPLNMERLRSLEERSLTELSTSPPQLRNGDNAASRVQDRADCVVSPSVGFNTPRSLAGFESHPMVGEAWDALRRSMVYFRGQPVGTIAAVDNSEEKLNYDQVFVRDFVPSALAFLMNGEPDIVKNFLLKTLRLQSWEKKIDRFQLGEGVMPASFKVFHDPVRNYETLVADFGESAIGRVAPVDSGFWWIILLRAYTKSTGDSSLADMPECQKGIRLILSLCLSEGFDTFPTLLCADGCCMIDRRMGVYGYPIEIQALFFMSLRCALLLLKHEGESKEMVEQIVKRLHALSYHMRSYFWLDLKQLNDIYRYKTEEYSHTAVNKFNVIPDSLPEWVFDFMPPQGGFFIGNVSPARMDFRWFALGNCIAILSSLATPEQSTAIMDLIEARWEELVGEMPLKVCYPAIESHEWKIVTGCDPKNTRWSYHNGGSWPVLLWVLTAACIKTGRPQIARRAIEVAEARLHKDNWPEYYDGTVGRYVGKQARKCQTWSIAGYLVAKMMLEDPSHVGMVSLEEDKQMKPVMRRSNSWTC from the exons ATGTCGACTTTTAATCTGAATAGTGATACATCGGATATCGATATCGATTTCTCCAAGTTGCTAGAGAAGCCAAGACCGTTGAATATGGAAAGACTGAGATCACTTGAAGAAAGGTCTCTTACTGAACTATCCACCTCACCACCACAGCTTAGAAACGGGGATAACGCTGCTTCTCGTGTCCAAGATCGCGCCGATTGTGTGGTTTCACCTAGCGTCGGATTCAATACCCCTCGTTCGCTGGCTGGATTCGAGTCTCATCCTATGGTGGGAGAGGCCTGGGATGCTTTGAGAAGGTCTATGGTGTACTTCCGTGGACAGCCTGTTGGGACTATTGCTGCAGTGGATAACTCCGAGGAGAAGCTCAATTACGATCAG GTGTTTGTGAGAGACTTTGTACCAAGTGCTTTAGCATTCCTAATGAACGGAGAGCCGGATATTGTGAAAAACTTCCTTTTGAAGACTCTTCGTCTTCAGTCATGGGAGAAAAAGATTGATAGGTTCCAGCTTGGTGAAGGAGTCATGCCTGCTAGCTTCAAAGTTTTTCATGATCCTGTCAGAAACTATGAGACGTTGGTAGCTGATTTTGGCGAGAGCGCAATTGGAAGAGTGGCGCCGGTTGATTCTGGATTCTGGTGGATTATTCTGCTCAGGGCCTACACCAAGTCTACTGGAGACTCTTCTCTTGCTGACATGCCTGAATGCCAGAAGGGGATACGGTTGATACTAAGCCTGTGTCTCTCTGAGGGTTTTGATACTTTTCCCACTCTCTTATGCGCTGATGGTTGCTGTATGATTGATCGTAGGATG ggAGTTTATGGTTACCCGATAGAGATTCAAGCTCTTTTCTTCATGTCATTGAGGTGTGCCTTGCTCCTACTCAAACATGAAGGAGAAAGTAAAGAAATGGTGGAACAGATAGTGAAGCGGCTTCATGCATTGAGCTACCACATGAGGAGCTACTTTTGGCTAGACTTGAAACAGCTTAATGACATTTACCGATACAAGACAGAGGAATACTCTCACACTGCTGTCAACAAGTTCAACGTGATCCCTGACTCTCTTCCAGAATGGGTCTTCGACTTCATGCCGCCTCAAGGAGGGTTCTTCATCGGCAATGTTAGCCCCGCAAGAATGGATTTTCGTTGGTTTGCCCTGGGAAACTGTATAGCCATATTGTCTTCCTTGGCTACTCCTGAACAGTCAACTGCAATTATGGATCTCATAGAAGCTCGCTGGGAAGAGCTGGTTGGAGAAATGCCACTCAAAGTTTGCTACCCTGCAATAGAAAGCCATGAATGGAAGATAGTAACTGGCTGTGACCCCAAAAACACTCGATGGAGCTACCACAATGGAGGGTCCTGGCCAG TGTTGCTATGGGTACTGACGGCTGCTTGTATCAAAACGGGTCGACCTCAAATAGCAAGACGAGCGATTGAAGTAGCGGAAGCTAGGCTTCATAAAGACAACTGGCCTGAATACTATGATGGAACGGTAGGGAGATACGTGGGGAAACAAGCGCGTAAATGCCAGACCTGGTCAATTGCTGGATACTTAGTGGCCAAGATGATGCTGGAAGATCCGTCACATGTCGGTATGGTTTCTCTTGAGGAAGATAAACAAATGAAACCCGTTATGAGAAGATCCAACTCCTGGACTTGTTGA
- the LOC111213226 gene encoding type III polyketide synthase B-like, with product MGSIDATELGSEKKPNPGKATILAIGKAFPQQLVMQEYLVDGYFKTTNCDDPELKQKLTRLCKTTTVKTRYVVMSEEILNKYPELATEGGSTVKQRLDICNDAVTEMAVEASRACIENWGRSISDITHLVYVSSSEARLPGGDLYLAKGLGLSPETHRVLLYFVGCSGGVAGLRVAKDIAENNPGSRVLLATSETTIIGFKPPSADRPYDLVGVALFGDGAGAMIIGSDPDPVREKPLFELHTAIQNFLPDTEKTIDGKLTEQGINFTLSRELPQIIEDNVDSFCKKLIGKAGLAHKDYNQMFWAVHPGGPAILNRMEKRLNLSPEKLSPSRRALMDYGNASSNSIVYVLEYMLEESRKARNMNEGGNEWGLILAFGPGVTFEGIVARNIDV from the exons ATGGGAAGCATCGATGCAACAGAGTTGGGTTCAGAGAAGAAACCAAATCCGGGGAAAGCGACTATTCTTGCAATTGGAAAAGCCTTTCCTCAGCAGCTAGTAATGCAAGAGTATTTGGTGGATGGCTACTTCAAAACCACCAACTGTGATGACCCTGAACTCAAACAGAAGCTTACTCGTCTCT GCAAGACAACGACGGTGAAGACAAGGTATGTTGTAATGTCAGAGGAGATACTAAACAAGTATCCAGAGCTCGCCACTGAAGGAGGATCCACCGTGAAGCAACGTCTTGACATATGCAACGACGCTGTAACCGAAATGGCAGTGGAGGCTTCTAGAGCCTGCATCGAGAACTGGGGCCGTTCTATTTCCGACATAACTCACCTTGTCTATGTCTCTTCAAGCGAAGCTCGTCTCCCTGGTGGCGATTTGTACTTAGCCAAAGGGCTTGGTCTCAGCCCCGAGACACACCGTGTCCTGCTCTACTTCGTTGGCTGTTCTGGTGGCGTTGCGGGTCTCCGTGTAGCCAAAGACATAGCTGAGAACAATCCGGGGAGTAGAGTCTTGCTTGCCACGTCTGAGACGACCATCATTGGGTTCAAACCTCCGAGTGCTGATAGACCGTATGATCTTGTTGGTGTTGCCTTGTTTGGTGATGGAGCCGGAGCTATGATCATCGGATCCGATCCAGATCCGGTTCGCGAGAAGCCTCTCTTTGAGCTTCACACTGCAATTCAGAACTTCCTGCCTG ACACGGAGAAGACGATAGATGGGAAGCTAACGGAACAAGGGATAAACTTCACGCTGTCGAGAGAGCTTCCACAGATAATAGAAGACAACGTGGATAGTTTCTGCAAGAAGCTAATAGGAAAAGCTGGACTGGCTCATAAAGACTATAACCAAATGTTCTGGGCGGTTCATCCAGGTGGACCGGCCATCTTGAACCGAATGGAAAAGCGGCTTAACCTCTCACCGGAGAAGCTGAGTCCAAGCAGGAGAGCTCTCATGGACTACGGCAACGCAAGTAGCAACTCGATCGTTTATGTGTTGGAGTATATGTTGGAGGAGAGCAGGAAAGCGAGGAACATGAATGAAGGTGGAAACGAGTGGGGTCTGATTCTGGCTTTTGGACCTGGTGTTACATTTGAAGGCATCGTTGCTCGAAACATTGATGTCTGA
- the LOC106421765 gene encoding 5'-methylthioadenosine/S-adenosylhomocysteine nucleosidase, producing the protein MAANGDDFSNASMENLMGHVEKRPIFTIVFIVAMQKEAQPLIERLRLVKEVNSPFPKEVAWILFKGMYKDLNINIVCPGKDSALGVDSVCTVPASLVTYASIQALQPDLIINAGTAGGFKGKGARICDVYIVSSSAFHDRRIPVPVLDLYGVGMRKAFPTPNLIKELNLKVGRLSTGDSMDMSPHDKESITANDATVKDMEGAAVAYVADIFKVPTILIKGVTDIVDGNRPTSEEFLENLAAVTAQLDESITKVIDFISGKCLSDL; encoded by the exons ATGGCTGCCAACGGCGACGACTTCTCAAACGCTTCCATGGAAAATCTTATGGGCCACGTAGAGAAACGGCCGATCTTCACCATCGTCTTCATCGTCG CTATGCAAAAGGAAGCTCAGCCTCTTATCGAGAGGCTCCGCCTCGTCAAAGAAGTTAACTCACC gtttCCAAAAGAGGTGGCTTGGATTCTGTTTAAAGGAATGTATAAAGACTTGAACATTAATATAGTGTGCCCAGGAAAAGATTCAGCTCTTG GGGTTGATAGTGTATGTACGGTTCCTGCATCTCTCGTGACGTATGCATCTATACAAGCGCTTCAGCCGGACCTAATCATTAATGCAGGAACCGCTGGTGGGTTTAAG GGCAAAGGAGCAAGAATTTGCGATGTTTATATCGTCTCTAGTTCTGCTTTCCATGACAGAAGGATACCTGTTCCT GTCCTTGATCTATATGGTGTTGGTATGCGCAAAGCCTTCCCTACACCCAACCTTATTAAGGAGCTGAACTTAAAG GTGGGACGATTATCCACTGGTGATTCTATGGATATGTCTCCACATGACAAAGAATCCATCACAGCAAATGATGCTACAGTTAAAGACATGGAG GGAGCAGCAGTGGCCTATGTGGCTGATATTTTTAAGGTTCCTACGATTTTAATAAAAGGAGTAACTGATATTGTGGACGGAAATAGACCAACCTCAGAGGAGTTTTTGGAGAATTTAGCTGCAGTCACTGCCCAACTTGATGAGTCCATTACCAAAGTGATTGACTTCATCAGTGGCAAGTGTCTTTCAGACCTCTGA
- the LOC106421743 gene encoding uncharacterized protein LOC106421743 — translation MDFFKNLADSFVKEVVDPTVSFAEDSARTVAREVVDPTVSFAEDSARTVVREVVDPTVAFVEDSARTVAREVIDPTVSFAEDSAKTVVREVVDPTVAFVEDSARTVVREVIDPAVAFIETQFQRPRDVIEQEKILDNLLASNGSRFPGDDYHSPDRKNWMAHLSVEKLTLNKIVWPGTHDSATNGIGIDVVTRPLGECQTLSIYEQLVRGTRLLDVRVQEDRHICHGILASYKVDFVIDDVIRFLSETHSEIIILEIRTEYGHRDPPEFESYLTNKLGQFLIHQNDNLFNKSLSEILPKRVICIWKPRESPRPSRGGLLWNYDYLKDNWIDTDLPWTKFQSNMNHLKDQPSLSSRRFFYRVENTLTPQADNVVVWVRPVTDRIRRYARLFISRCKAEGCIDKLQIFSTDFIDEDFVDACVGLTYARINGRI, via the exons AtggattttttcaaaaatttggcAGACTCTTTTGTAAAAGAAGTGGTCGATCCAACGGTATCTTTTGCAGAAGATTCTGCAAGAACTGTCGCAAGAGAAGTGGTCGATCCAACAGTATCTTTTGCAGAAGATTCTGCAAGAACTGTTGTAAGAGAAGTGGTAGATCCAACAGTAGCTTTTGTAGAAGATTCTGCAAGAACTGTTGCAAGAGAAGTGATAGATCCGACAGTATCTTTTGCTGAAGATTCTGCAAAAACTGTTGTAAGAGAAGTGGTAGATCCAACAGTGGCTTTTGTAGAAGATTCTGCAAGAACCGTTGTAAGAGAAGTGATAGATCCGGCCGTAGCGTTCATCGAAACCCAGTTCCAGCGGCCACGAGACGTCATTGAGCAAGAAAAAATCCTAGACAATCTCCTCGCATCCAACGGTTCACGTTTCCCTGGCGACGACTACCATTCCCCCGACCGGAAAAACTGGATGGCCCATCTCTCCGTAGAGAAACTGACTCTTAACAAGATCGTATGGCCAGGGACGCACGACTCAGCCACGAACGGAATCGGGATAGACGTGGTAACTCGTCCCTTGGGTGAGTGCCAAACGCTCTCCATCTACGAGCAGCTAGTTCGTGGAACACGACTCCTCGACGTCCGTGTACAAGAGGATCGCCATATCTGCCACGGGATCTTGGCGTCATACAAAGTGGACTTCGTCATCGACGACGTCATCAGATTCTTGTCGGAGACTCACTCGGAGATCATTATCCTAGAGATAAGGACGGAGTACGGACACAGAGACCCTCCGGAGTTTGAAAGTTACTTGACTAACAAGTTAGGTCAATTCTTGATACACCAAAACGATAACTTGTTCAACAAGTCATTATCCGAGATCTTGCCGAAAAG GGTTATTTGCATCTGGAAACCTAGAGAGTCCCCAAGGCCGAGCCGCGGTGGACTTCTCTGGAACTATGACTATCTAAAAGATAACTGGATCGATACGGATCTTCCATGGACGAAGTTTCAAAGCAATATGAACCATTTGAAAGACCAACCATCGTTATCTTCTAGAAGATTCTTTTACCGGGTTGAGAATACACTTACGCCACAAGCAGATAACGTGGTTGTGTGGGTCAGACCCGTGACTGATCGTATCCGAAGGTACGCAAGGCTCTTCATCTCTAGATGTAAAGCCGAGGGATGTATAGATAAGTTGCAGATTTTTTCGACGGATTTTATCGATGAGGATTTCGTTGATGCCTGCGTTGGGCTTACATACGCTAGAATCAATGGAAGAATTTGA
- the LOC111213230 gene encoding PI-PLC X-box domain-containing protein DDB_G0293730-like, which yields MLSFFSDQIDKHKAVSEEEKTLNDLEQSEGSHFPGDDYRPSDRKNWMAGLDVEKLTLSKIVWPGTHDSATNDIGIPLVSRPLAECQTLSIYDQLVLGTRVLDIRVQEDRHICHGILTSYNVDAVIDDVIRFLSETNSEIIILEIRTEYGHKDPPEFETYLADKLGQFLIQQDDNLFNKAVSEILPKRVICIWKPRESPKPSGGGLLWNSDYLKDNWIDTDLPWKKFQSNLKHLSEQQPISSRKYFYRVENTVTPQADNPVVWVKPVTDRIRKHARLFISQCVAKGCGDKLQILSTDLIEEDFVDACVGFTHARIEGKV from the coding sequence ATGCTCTCTTTCTTCTCCGACCAGATCGACAAGCACAAAGCTGTGTCCGAAGAGGAGAAAACCCTAAACGATCTCGAACAATCCGAAGGGTCACACTTCCCTGGCGATGACTACCGTCCGTCCGATCGGAAAAACTGGATGGCCGGTCTAGATGTGGAGAAGCTAACTCTCAGCAAGATCGTATGGCCAGGGACTCACGACTCAGCCACCAACGACATCGGTATCCCTCTGGTCTCTCGTCCCTTAGCTGAGTGCCAAACGCTCTCCATATACGACCAGCTCGTTCTTGGAACACGTGTTCTGGACATCCGTGTCCAAGAGGATCGCCATATCTGCCACGGGATCTTGACGTCATACAACGTGGACGCCGTCATCGACGACGTCATCAGGTTCTTGTCGGAGACTAACTCGGAGATCATTATCCTTGAGATAAGGACCGAGTACGGACACAAAGACCCTCCAGAGTTCGAGACTTACTTGGCTGACAAGTTAGGTCAGTTCTTGATACAACAAGACGATAACTTGTTCAACAAGGCGGTATCCGAGATCTTGCCGAAAAGGGTTATTTGCATCTGGAAACCTAGAGAGTCTCCGAAGCCGAGCGGCGGCGGACTGTTATGGAACTCAGACTATCTGAAAGATAATTGGATCGATACCGATCTTCCATGGAAGAAGTTTCAGAGCAACTTGAAGCATCTGAGTGAGCAGCAACCTATATCttcaagaaaatatttttaccgCGTTGAGAATACTGTTACACCGCAAGCAGATAACCCGGTTGTTTGGGTTAAACCGGTGACTGATCGGATCCGGAAGCACGCGAGGCTGTTCATATCTCAGTGTGTTGCCAAGGGGTGTGGAGATAAGTTGCAGATTCTGTCGACGGATCTCATTGAAGAAGACTTTGTTGACGCTTGTGTTGGATTCACTCACGCAAGAATTGAAGGGAAAGTTTAA